One window of Halopseudomonas maritima genomic DNA carries:
- a CDS encoding DOMON domain-containing protein: MSKAIACTLLLGCLVMQWWPAWGQEVLGDQNSETADAAAADNAQLQAPNIPQLTTRLNTGAPLIDGDLSEPFWQPLDNIAIEYELFPVRLRAAGVTTRVRIALTDTHFYAAFDAHDPDISALRSALRERDGLKSDDYVSLVLDPAGQGLRKYEFRVNPHGSQSDVLQDTVGDRYLYDWDTDWQAAAQITDQGYRVELAIPRQGAHLNPKDPHAPARLLVMLKRHYPRQI; encoded by the coding sequence TTGAGCAAGGCTATAGCCTGCACGCTGCTGCTGGGCTGCCTGGTGATGCAATGGTGGCCGGCCTGGGGGCAGGAGGTGTTGGGCGATCAGAACAGCGAAACCGCTGATGCGGCGGCGGCTGATAATGCCCAGCTGCAAGCCCCGAATATTCCTCAGCTAACGACCCGGCTGAACACGGGCGCGCCGCTGATCGACGGCGATCTTTCTGAGCCGTTCTGGCAACCGCTGGACAACATCGCCATTGAATACGAGTTGTTCCCCGTGCGCCTGCGTGCTGCCGGGGTAACCACTCGGGTGCGCATCGCACTGACCGATACCCATTTTTACGCCGCTTTTGATGCTCACGATCCGGACATCAGCGCGCTACGTTCGGCGTTGCGTGAGCGCGACGGCCTCAAAAGTGACGACTACGTATCACTGGTGCTGGATCCGGCCGGGCAAGGGCTGCGCAAGTACGAGTTTCGGGTCAATCCACATGGTAGTCAGTCTGATGTGCTGCAGGACACGGTGGGGGACCGCTACCTCTACGACTGGGACACCGACTGGCAAGCTGCCGCACAGATCACTGACCAGGGATACCGTGTTGAACTGGCGATCCCCAGGCAGGGCGCGCACCTGAACCCGAAAGACCCGCATGCACCCGCGCGGCTGCTGGTTATGCTCAAGCGGCACTATCCCCGTCAGATCTAG
- a CDS encoding phosphate-starvation-inducible PsiE family protein → MRKEPHDELPLDDPDPIIRASHLAIRFAVKLLAILMVLVIFFGIADVVYVLYQRLTSEPLYLLNISDIFETFAAFLAVLVAIEIFVNIRIYLSSYELPVKLVVATALMAVARKIIVLDFEKIEALEVFSLGAVVLALGVTYCYMLHVQHRAGYK, encoded by the coding sequence GTGAGAAAAGAACCCCATGACGAGTTACCGCTGGATGATCCGGATCCGATTATTCGGGCCAGTCACCTCGCCATCCGTTTCGCGGTCAAACTGTTGGCCATTCTTATGGTCCTGGTGATCTTTTTTGGCATCGCTGACGTGGTCTATGTGCTGTATCAGCGGCTGACCTCCGAGCCGCTGTATCTGCTGAATATCAGCGACATCTTTGAAACCTTTGCGGCCTTTCTGGCTGTGCTCGTGGCGATCGAGATTTTCGTCAACATCCGTATCTACCTGAGCAGCTATGAACTGCCGGTCAAGCTGGTGGTCGCGACCGCGTTGATGGCGGTAGCGCGCAAGATCATCGTGCTGGACTTTGAAAAAATCGAAGCCCTGGAAGTGTTTTCCCTGGGCGCTGTGGTACTGGCATTGGGGGTAACCTATTGCTACATGCTGCATGTGCAGCACCGAGCAGGCTACAAGTAG
- a CDS encoding DUF6559 family protein has protein sequence MLGFFQRRRLRRAFRRYLGELGPALLKRYGPQDQFTVRQVLATIHDLRLDTRFAAYAVALYRHEASSNCVALLGVDQPLLNSLRREIALALFSGNSGYTVNDVLSLTCRPGWQGGPAPDWMASKHGRTSL, from the coding sequence ATGCTGGGTTTCTTTCAACGCAGGCGTCTGCGCAGAGCCTTTCGCCGCTACCTCGGCGAGCTGGGGCCGGCGTTACTCAAGCGCTATGGCCCGCAGGACCAGTTCACCGTCAGGCAAGTGCTGGCGACTATTCATGATCTGCGTTTGGATACCCGCTTTGCTGCTTACGCCGTTGCGCTGTACCGACACGAGGCCTCGTCCAACTGCGTTGCGCTATTGGGGGTTGATCAACCGTTGCTGAACAGTCTGCGTCGGGAGATTGCGCTGGCGTTATTCTCTGGTAACAGTGGCTATACGGTGAACGACGTTCTTAGCCTGACCTGCAGACCTGGCTGGCAGGGCGGCCCAGCGCCAGACTGGATGGCCAGCAAGCACGGCCGCACAAGCCTCTAG
- the htpX gene encoding protease HtpX: MMRILLFLATNIAVILVASVTLSLLGVGSVHDGQGGMNLQSLLIFCAVFGFAGSFVSLFLSKWMAKRSTGARVIEQPQTQQERWLVSTVEELARTAGIGMPEVAIFPSRAPNAFATGWNKNASLVAVSEGMLQRFSPAEVKAVMAHEIGHVANGDMVTLSLIQGVVNTFVMFFARIIGNFVDRAVFKNEGEGPGIGYFIATIFAELVLGILASIIVMWFSRQREFRADAAGAQLAGAGAMIAALEHLKAEQGIPVEMPGEMTAFGINGGLKNGLAGLLMSHPPLDERIAALRAGNYR, translated from the coding sequence ATGATGCGAATTCTGTTGTTTCTGGCCACCAACATAGCGGTCATTCTGGTTGCCAGCGTCACCCTTAGTCTGCTGGGCGTGGGCAGTGTCCATGACGGCCAGGGCGGCATGAACCTGCAATCGCTGCTGATTTTCTGTGCGGTGTTCGGTTTTGCCGGCTCCTTTGTGTCGCTGTTTCTGTCCAAATGGATGGCCAAACGCAGCACCGGCGCCCGCGTGATCGAACAACCCCAAACTCAGCAGGAGCGCTGGCTGGTCAGCACCGTTGAAGAACTGGCCCGCACCGCCGGCATCGGCATGCCGGAGGTGGCTATCTTCCCTTCGCGCGCGCCCAACGCCTTTGCTACCGGCTGGAACAAGAACGCCTCGCTGGTTGCCGTGTCCGAAGGCATGCTACAGCGCTTCAGCCCGGCCGAGGTCAAGGCCGTGATGGCCCACGAGATTGGTCACGTTGCCAACGGCGACATGGTTACCCTGTCGCTGATCCAGGGGGTGGTAAACACCTTTGTGATGTTCTTTGCCCGCATTATCGGTAACTTTGTCGACCGTGCGGTGTTCAAGAACGAGGGCGAAGGCCCTGGCATCGGTTACTTCATCGCGACCATCTTTGCCGAGCTGGTGCTGGGTATTCTGGCGAGCATCATCGTCATGTGGTTCTCGCGCCAGCGTGAGTTCCGCGCCGACGCCGCCGGTGCACAATTGGCCGGTGCAGGCGCCATGATTGCCGCACTGGAACACTTGAAGGCCGAGCAAGGCATCCCGGTCGAGATGCCCGGTGAGATGACCGCGTTCGGCATCAACGGCGGCCTGAAAAATGGTCTGGCTGGCCTGCTGATGAGCCACCCGCCGCTGGATGAGCGCATCGCCGCCCTGCGCGCTGGCAACTATCGTTAA
- a CDS encoding pyridoxal phosphate-dependent aminotransferase, producing MQVSKSNKLANVCYDIRGPVLRHAKRLEEEGHRILKLNIGNPAPFGFEAPEEILQDVILNLPTAQGYSDSRGLFSARKAVMHYTQTKNIAGVGIDDIYLGNGVSELIVMSMQGLLNNGDEVLIPAPDYPLWTASVSLSGGKPVHYLCDEQSDWYPDIEDIRSKITPNTRAMVVINPNNPTGAVYPRAVLEQLAQVAREHNLILFADEIYDKILYDGAVHESLAAVAPDVLCLTFNGLSKSYRVAGFRSGWMVISGPKHHATSYLEGLEILASMRLCANVPSQHAIQTALGGYQSINDLILPGGRLLEQRDTAWEMLNDIPGVSCTKPKGALYLFPRLDPKVYPIHNDEKMVLDLLLQEKILIVQGTAFNWPWPDHFRIVSLPRKDDLEMAIGRIANFLKTYRQ from the coding sequence ATGCAGGTTAGCAAGTCCAACAAATTGGCCAATGTCTGTTACGACATCCGCGGACCGGTTCTGCGGCACGCCAAGCGCCTAGAGGAAGAAGGCCACCGCATTCTCAAGTTGAACATCGGCAACCCTGCACCCTTTGGATTCGAGGCGCCGGAAGAAATTCTGCAAGATGTCATTCTCAACCTGCCAACGGCCCAGGGCTACAGCGATTCGCGCGGTCTGTTCTCTGCACGTAAGGCAGTCATGCACTACACCCAGACCAAGAACATCGCCGGTGTCGGCATTGACGACATCTACTTGGGCAATGGTGTCTCCGAGCTGATTGTCATGTCCATGCAGGGCCTGCTCAACAACGGTGACGAGGTGCTGATTCCGGCACCCGACTACCCGCTGTGGACTGCCTCGGTCAGCCTGTCTGGCGGCAAGCCCGTGCATTACCTGTGCGATGAGCAGTCGGACTGGTACCCGGATATCGAAGACATCCGCAGCAAGATCACCCCCAATACCCGGGCCATGGTGGTCATCAACCCGAACAACCCGACCGGCGCCGTTTACCCGCGCGCAGTACTGGAACAACTGGCCCAGGTAGCCCGTGAGCACAACCTGATCCTGTTTGCCGACGAAATCTACGACAAGATTCTGTACGACGGTGCTGTGCACGAATCCCTTGCGGCGGTTGCGCCTGACGTGCTCTGCCTGACCTTCAACGGCCTGTCCAAGTCCTACCGTGTGGCTGGCTTCCGTTCCGGTTGGATGGTCATCAGCGGGCCAAAGCACCATGCCACCAGTTACCTTGAAGGCTTGGAAATCCTCGCCTCCATGCGCCTGTGTGCCAACGTGCCCTCGCAGCACGCGATCCAGACCGCGCTGGGCGGCTACCAGAGCATCAATGACCTGATCCTGCCAGGCGGCCGTCTGCTGGAGCAGCGCGATACCGCCTGGGAAATGCTCAACGATATCCCCGGCGTCAGCTGCACCAAGCCCAAGGGCGCGCTGTACCTGTTCCCGCGACTGGACCCCAAGGTTTACCCGATCCACAACGATGAGAAGATGGTCCTCGACCTGCTGCTGCAGGAGAAGATCCTGATCGTCCAGGGCACCGCCTTCAACTGGCCGTGGCCGGACCACTTCCGTATCGTCTCGCTGCCGCGCAAGGATGATCTGGAAATGGCCATCGGGCGTATCGCCAACTTCCTCAAGACTTACCGTCAGTAG
- the msrB gene encoding peptide-methionine (R)-S-oxide reductase MsrB codes for MNKINKSEAEWREQLDDTQFQVCRMKGTERPFTGAYYRNTVPGVYHCICCDAPLFDTATQFDAGCGWPSYYQPISADVLEEHEDFSHGMHRIEVTCASCDAHLGHVFPDGPPPTGLRYCINSVCLRLEAREAEGGAG; via the coding sequence ATGAACAAGATCAACAAGAGCGAAGCCGAGTGGCGGGAGCAACTCGACGACACCCAGTTTCAGGTATGCCGCATGAAGGGGACCGAGCGCCCCTTTACCGGCGCCTACTACCGCAACACTGTGCCGGGGGTGTACCACTGCATCTGTTGCGATGCGCCGCTGTTTGATACCGCTACCCAGTTTGACGCCGGCTGCGGCTGGCCCAGCTACTACCAGCCGATCAGCGCCGATGTGCTAGAGGAGCACGAGGATTTCAGTCATGGCATGCATCGCATTGAGGTCACCTGTGCCAGCTGTGATGCGCACCTGGGGCACGTTTTCCCGGATGGCCCGCCGCCTACGGGGCTGCGTTATTGCATCAATTCGGTGTGCCTGCGTCTGGAAGCGCGGGAAGCTGAGGGAGGGGCTGGTTAA
- a CDS encoding glutathione peroxidase, whose product MSTLLDIPCTTIDNRESSLGALEGKAYLVVNTASKCGFTPQYKGLEALWKAYGERGLRVAGFPCNQFGAQEPGDSGEITEFCELNYGVSFPLFKKVDVNGANAHPLFVELKQQAPGVLGSKGIKWNFTKFLVDGQGRVLKRYAPATKPEDLRADIEALLP is encoded by the coding sequence ATGAGTACCTTGCTGGATATTCCCTGTACCACCATCGATAACCGCGAGTCGTCCCTCGGTGCCCTTGAGGGCAAGGCCTATCTGGTTGTAAACACCGCCAGTAAGTGTGGTTTTACCCCGCAATACAAGGGGCTGGAAGCGCTGTGGAAGGCCTACGGTGAACGTGGTCTGCGGGTGGCCGGCTTTCCCTGTAACCAGTTTGGTGCCCAAGAGCCGGGCGATAGCGGCGAGATCACCGAGTTTTGTGAGCTGAACTACGGCGTCAGCTTTCCGCTATTCAAGAAGGTTGACGTGAATGGTGCCAACGCACATCCCTTGTTCGTCGAGCTCAAGCAGCAGGCTCCGGGTGTCTTGGGCAGCAAGGGTATCAAGTGGAATTTCACCAAGTTTTTGGTGGATGGCCAGGGCCGGGTACTCAAGCGTTATGCCCCAGCCACCAAGCCCGAAGACCTGCGTGCAGACATTGAGGCGTTGCTGCCGTGA
- a CDS encoding MarR family winged helix-turn-helix transcriptional regulator, with product MSQSAPSELDQLLALDNQLCFALYAGSRALMRTYRPLLEPLGLTYPQYLVMLVLWEWQREPPEHPGVKALGARLQLDSGTLTPLLKRLETQGLIRRERVRGGDERQLQVSLTEAGSALREQAASVPQRLMCRTGMSAEQIRELRDALNQLLGAMQE from the coding sequence GTGAGTCAGTCTGCACCTTCGGAGCTGGATCAACTGCTCGCGCTGGACAACCAGCTGTGTTTTGCGTTGTACGCTGGCTCACGGGCGTTGATGCGCACCTACCGGCCGCTACTTGAGCCCCTGGGGCTCACCTACCCGCAATACCTGGTGATGCTGGTGCTCTGGGAATGGCAGCGCGAGCCACCCGAGCACCCTGGTGTCAAAGCGTTGGGGGCGCGTCTGCAGCTTGATTCTGGCACGCTGACGCCGCTGCTTAAGCGCTTGGAAACTCAGGGGCTGATTCGACGCGAGCGGGTGCGCGGCGGCGATGAGCGGCAATTGCAGGTGAGTCTGACCGAGGCCGGCAGCGCGCTGCGCGAACAGGCCGCCAGCGTGCCTCAACGCTTGATGTGCCGCACCGGCATGAGCGCTGAGCAGATACGCGAGCTGCGCGACGCTCTGAATCAATTGCTGGGCGCGATGCAGGAGTAA
- a CDS encoding hybrid sensor histidine kinase/response regulator, with amino-acid sequence MDIRLTNRLSFKQARLSVLVAFALGILLGLAQVVVDYRSEDALIDQEVQAQINVSLSPAARIAYNIDAELALELVNGLLEAPEVVRAEIIDNNGIALASVSRPMASSRYRTVSDALFGRRRDYSQPLYVEHAPNELLGHLVIEVDTFYQGASFLRRAGLTMLSGFVLSLVLSLVLMVLFYAMLTKPLVRLINDLLDMRTEGERSRLPCPYGHERDEIGALVEVINRQLQSIDVNLRQKLRAEERLRKYLEELESIVETRTTEVQHSNAQLRESNRELEASREAALDMARARSAFLANMSHEIRTPINGLLGMIGLTLDSRLNDEQRQQLSIAYDSGKVLVALLNDILDLSKFEAGKLQLEQIPFDLGALLEDTASLLSQNAGKQDIELICEIDPAVPGLLLGDPTRIRQIVSNLLSNALKFTEQGYVALHLQLTREEGDLQHVCITVSDTGIGIPAPALDEIFSPFIQADAQISRRFGGTGLGLALCKSLTDAMQGELKVSSETGRGSTFSVSLPLQRHDSAARLQPPAMRKVLLWNRSGRLQGPIIERLLHSWQMPCTTIDYDPAQPLPVAPAEYDLWLLDSPQLAEQLAEQQPGTPRLLLCNYGQQLDNQRASALHVRQQVATPPPRNRLARAIDALFEQPQNSADSDSKQAVGHGQRLLLVEDNAVNQMVAKGMLGRLGFEVDLAEHGEAALGKLADQDYALVLMDCNMPVMDGYETSRRMRADPRWQTIPIIALTANALQEDRQRCKDAGMDDYLAKPFKREDLQAMLQRWLPASDQHTTPSS; translated from the coding sequence ATGGACATACGCCTAACCAACCGCCTGTCATTCAAGCAAGCGCGCCTGAGCGTGTTGGTCGCCTTTGCGCTGGGCATTCTACTTGGCCTGGCACAGGTGGTTGTCGACTACCGCTCTGAAGACGCGCTGATTGACCAGGAGGTGCAGGCGCAGATCAACGTCAGTCTCAGCCCGGCAGCCCGTATCGCCTATAACATTGATGCCGAACTGGCGCTGGAACTGGTCAACGGCCTGCTGGAAGCGCCCGAGGTGGTACGCGCCGAGATCATCGACAACAATGGCATTGCATTGGCCAGCGTCAGCCGCCCGATGGCCAGTAGCCGTTACCGCACCGTCAGCGATGCGCTGTTCGGGCGACGCCGTGATTATTCGCAGCCGCTGTATGTCGAGCATGCCCCCAATGAGCTACTGGGCCATCTGGTGATAGAAGTGGACACCTTCTACCAGGGCGCCAGCTTTCTGCGCCGCGCCGGGCTCACCATGCTGTCGGGCTTTGTACTCAGTCTGGTGCTATCGCTGGTGCTGATGGTGCTGTTCTACGCCATGCTGACCAAGCCTCTGGTAAGACTGATCAATGACCTGCTGGATATGCGCACCGAGGGCGAACGCAGCCGCCTGCCCTGCCCCTACGGCCATGAGCGCGATGAGATCGGCGCTCTGGTCGAGGTGATAAACCGCCAGCTTCAGAGCATTGACGTAAACCTGCGCCAGAAGCTGCGCGCCGAAGAGCGCCTGCGCAAATATCTCGAAGAGCTGGAAAGCATCGTCGAAACCCGTACCACCGAAGTGCAGCACAGCAACGCCCAGTTGCGCGAATCCAACCGTGAGTTGGAAGCCTCACGCGAGGCGGCGCTGGATATGGCACGTGCTCGCTCGGCCTTCCTGGCCAACATGAGTCACGAGATTCGCACCCCAATCAACGGTCTGCTGGGCATGATCGGCCTGACCCTGGACAGCCGCCTGAACGATGAGCAGCGTCAGCAGCTATCCATCGCCTACGACTCCGGCAAGGTGCTGGTGGCACTGCTCAACGACATTCTCGATCTGTCCAAATTTGAGGCCGGCAAGCTGCAACTTGAACAGATCCCCTTCGACCTCGGCGCACTGCTGGAAGACACCGCCAGCCTGTTGTCGCAGAACGCTGGCAAACAGGATATCGAGTTGATCTGCGAGATCGATCCTGCGGTGCCGGGGCTGCTGCTCGGCGACCCGACACGCATCCGCCAGATCGTCAGCAACCTGCTGTCCAATGCGCTGAAGTTCACCGAGCAGGGTTACGTCGCCCTGCACCTGCAGCTAACTCGCGAGGAAGGCGACTTGCAGCACGTCTGCATCACGGTCAGCGACACCGGCATCGGCATCCCCGCGCCAGCGCTGGATGAGATCTTCTCGCCCTTCATCCAGGCAGACGCGCAGATTTCCCGTCGTTTTGGCGGCACAGGCCTCGGCCTGGCGCTGTGCAAAAGCCTGACCGACGCCATGCAGGGCGAGCTAAAGGTGTCATCGGAAACCGGCAGAGGCAGCACCTTCAGCGTGTCCCTGCCACTACAGCGGCATGACAGCGCCGCGCGCCTCCAGCCTCCGGCGATGCGCAAGGTGCTGCTGTGGAACCGCTCAGGCCGCCTGCAGGGGCCGATCATTGAGCGCTTGCTGCATAGCTGGCAGATGCCATGTACCACTATCGATTACGACCCAGCACAGCCCCTGCCCGTCGCCCCGGCTGAATACGATCTCTGGCTGCTGGACAGCCCGCAACTGGCCGAGCAACTGGCCGAACAGCAACCCGGCACACCACGCCTGCTGCTGTGCAACTATGGCCAGCAGCTGGACAATCAGCGCGCCAGCGCCTTGCATGTGCGCCAACAGGTCGCCACACCGCCACCGCGCAACCGCCTGGCGCGCGCCATCGACGCACTCTTTGAGCAGCCGCAGAACAGTGCCGACAGCGACAGCAAGCAAGCCGTTGGTCACGGCCAGCGCCTGCTGCTGGTGGAAGATAACGCGGTCAACCAGATGGTTGCCAAAGGCATGCTCGGCCGCCTGGGTTTTGAGGTCGACCTGGCCGAACACGGTGAGGCGGCACTGGGCAAGCTGGCCGATCAGGACTATGCGCTGGTGCTCATGGACTGCAACATGCCGGTTATGGACGGCTACGAGACCAGCCGGCGCATGCGCGCGGACCCGCGCTGGCAAACCATTCCGATCATCGCCCTGACGGCAAACGCCTTGCAGGAAGACCGCCAGCGCTGCAAGGATGCGGGCATGGATGACTATCTGGCAAAACCCTTTAAACGAGAAGACCTGCAAGCCATGCTACAGCGTTGGTTACCCGCCAGCGATCAGCACACCACGCCAAGCAGCTGA
- a CDS encoding ATP-binding protein — protein sequence MSGVSTEQFMQRVVAFIERFEATLPAPAAEIDWERTYAARWSVEGQQGQLRPLNVSLSLRLRDLVGVDRQKNLLATNTGQFVRGLPANNALLWGSRGTGKSSLVRALLSEYAEQGMRLIEVDKSDLVHLSALLPQLAGQPWRFVLFCDDLAFEADDSGYKALKTVLDGTVEAAPDNLLLYATSNRRHLLPEHNSDNLAAKQVDGEIHPGEAIEEKIALSDRFGLWVSFYPFSQEHYLAVVQHWLGQLATEHGLQWQWDAALQLEAVRWATGRGNRNGRCAYQFARAWVGQRLLEQ from the coding sequence ATGTCGGGTGTCAGTACCGAACAGTTCATGCAGCGCGTCGTGGCGTTTATCGAACGCTTTGAAGCGACGCTGCCGGCCCCTGCGGCTGAGATTGACTGGGAGCGCACCTATGCAGCGCGCTGGAGTGTCGAAGGGCAGCAAGGGCAGCTGCGTCCGCTCAACGTCAGTCTTAGCCTGCGCCTGCGCGATCTGGTGGGCGTTGATCGGCAGAAGAACCTGTTGGCAACCAATACCGGTCAGTTTGTGCGAGGTCTGCCGGCCAATAATGCGTTGCTATGGGGCTCGCGCGGTACCGGGAAGTCGTCGCTGGTGCGGGCGCTGCTGAGTGAGTATGCCGAGCAGGGTATGCGTCTGATTGAGGTGGACAAGAGCGACTTGGTGCACCTGTCGGCGCTGCTACCCCAGCTGGCGGGGCAACCCTGGCGCTTCGTGCTGTTTTGCGATGACTTGGCCTTTGAGGCAGATGACAGCGGCTATAAAGCCCTGAAGACCGTGCTTGATGGCACTGTGGAGGCTGCGCCGGACAACCTGCTGTTGTATGCCACCTCCAACCGCCGGCATCTGCTGCCGGAGCACAACAGTGACAATCTGGCGGCCAAGCAGGTGGATGGCGAAATCCATCCGGGTGAGGCCATTGAAGAGAAGATTGCCCTGTCTGACCGTTTTGGGCTTTGGGTGTCGTTCTACCCGTTCAGTCAGGAACATTACCTGGCGGTGGTGCAGCATTGGCTTGGGCAGCTAGCCACTGAGCATGGCCTGCAGTGGCAGTGGGATGCTGCCTTGCAGCTCGAAGCGGTACGCTGGGCTACCGGGCGCGGCAATCGCAATGGTCGCTGCGCCTATCAATTTGCCCGTGCTTGGGTGGGGCAGCGTCTGTTGGAGCAATAA
- a CDS encoding glutathione S-transferase family protein: protein MAVTLYGAILSPYVRKVRILLAEHQIPYQHQFIPPRGQPDWYYDISPLGRIPALTDGDLKLADSAVIAQYLQDSRGGPSLYGSNPADAARVRWLEKYADYEVAPHSTFGVFFPRIVARSVGESADEAQVQRTLNEHLPPLLDYLERELGNRPWFLGQQFSLADIAVGCQLINLAHAGELIDEYRWPGLSSLLSRLTARSSVSSILPAEHALVAKLTGRL from the coding sequence ATGGCTGTAACACTTTATGGCGCCATCCTGTCGCCCTATGTACGCAAGGTACGCATCCTGCTCGCCGAGCACCAAATCCCCTACCAGCACCAGTTTATCCCGCCGCGCGGCCAGCCCGACTGGTACTACGACATCAGCCCGCTCGGCCGCATTCCGGCACTGACTGACGGCGATCTCAAGCTTGCAGACTCAGCGGTGATCGCCCAATACCTACAGGATAGTCGTGGCGGCCCGTCGCTCTATGGCAGCAACCCGGCAGACGCCGCACGCGTGCGCTGGCTGGAAAAGTACGCAGACTACGAGGTAGCGCCGCACAGCACCTTTGGGGTGTTTTTTCCACGAATCGTTGCCCGCAGCGTGGGCGAAAGCGCAGATGAAGCGCAGGTGCAGCGCACGCTGAACGAGCACTTACCGCCGCTGCTTGATTACCTGGAAAGGGAGCTAGGCAACCGGCCTTGGTTTCTCGGCCAGCAATTCAGCTTGGCCGATATCGCAGTGGGCTGCCAGCTGATCAACCTGGCACACGCCGGCGAGCTGATCGACGAGTATCGCTGGCCGGGCCTGTCGTCACTGCTGAGCCGCTTGACCGCACGCAGCAGCGTATCGTCCATATTACCGGCCGAGCATGCTCTGGTCGCCAAGTTGACTGGGCGCCTCTGA
- a CDS encoding alpha/beta fold hydrolase, giving the protein MPVKTTTALATLALCLAPLASVQAANSYGPQLEGFSYPYPLHRFEFASQQQTLSMGYMDIAPARQANGRTVALLHGKNFCGATWESTIKALSNAGYRVIAPDQIGFCSSSKPRGYQFSFGQLAANTDALLASLNIEKVTVIGHSMGGMLAARYALEHAGRIEQLVMVNPLGLEDWQAEGVPYISIDQLYQSQLKTSYEGIKNYQLKYYYNGIWQPEYDHWVQMLYGMYTGPGKEIVAWNQAQTAEMLLNQPVVHEFPRLTTPTLLMIGGMDRTAPGAYLAPSDVAARLGNYPELGRKAAAAIPNATLVEFPELGHSPQVEAPERFHEALLNGLAQLNH; this is encoded by the coding sequence ATGCCCGTGAAAACAACAACAGCCCTTGCCACCCTGGCCCTCTGTCTGGCGCCGCTTGCCTCTGTGCAGGCCGCCAACAGCTACGGCCCACAGCTAGAAGGCTTCAGCTACCCCTACCCGCTACACCGTTTTGAATTTGCATCCCAGCAGCAGACACTGTCGATGGGCTACATGGACATCGCACCCGCTCGGCAGGCCAACGGCCGAACCGTGGCTCTTCTGCATGGCAAGAACTTTTGCGGAGCAACCTGGGAGTCGACCATCAAGGCGCTGAGCAACGCGGGCTATCGGGTTATCGCACCAGACCAGATTGGCTTCTGCAGCTCCAGCAAGCCGCGCGGCTACCAGTTCAGCTTTGGCCAACTGGCCGCCAATACCGACGCCCTGCTCGCCTCGCTGAACATCGAGAAAGTCACAGTCATCGGGCACTCGATGGGCGGCATGCTGGCAGCACGCTACGCGCTGGAGCATGCTGGCCGCATCGAGCAACTGGTCATGGTCAACCCGCTAGGACTGGAGGACTGGCAAGCCGAAGGCGTCCCCTATATCAGTATCGACCAACTCTATCAAAGCCAGCTCAAGACCAGCTACGAGGGCATCAAGAACTATCAGCTCAAGTACTACTACAACGGCATTTGGCAACCTGAGTACGATCACTGGGTCCAGATGCTCTACGGCATGTACACCGGCCCCGGCAAAGAAATAGTGGCCTGGAACCAGGCGCAGACTGCCGAGATGCTGCTGAACCAGCCGGTGGTACACGAGTTTCCCAGACTAACAACGCCAACCCTGCTGATGATCGGCGGCATGGACCGCACCGCCCCCGGCGCCTATCTGGCCCCGTCGGATGTCGCCGCACGCCTGGGCAACTACCCGGAGCTCGGACGCAAGGCTGCGGCAGCCATCCCAAACGCAACACTGGTGGAATTCCCGGAATTGGGCCACTCGCCGCAGGTTGAAGCGCCCGAGCGCTTTCATGAAGCCCTGCTGAACGGACTCGCTCAACTGAACCACTAA
- a CDS encoding PA2817 family protein produces MSTPPSYHEYHLALLQSLFDTIKAQTALLDQVPEESNELFMERFSELLTQLQQGDHDSLYQGQDILCQIIARYPQIAHLIPRDLLWYFGGDCLHFMPDEEIAQFQLLDEHRAEAEARGEAFDWEQARQLLQAH; encoded by the coding sequence ATGTCTACCCCGCCCAGCTACCACGAATACCACCTCGCCCTGCTACAGAGCCTGTTTGATACCATCAAGGCGCAGACTGCCCTGCTCGATCAGGTTCCCGAGGAAAGTAACGAACTCTTTATGGAGCGCTTTTCCGAGCTACTGACTCAACTACAGCAAGGCGATCACGACAGCCTCTATCAGGGCCAGGACATCCTCTGCCAGATCATCGCCCGCTACCCGCAAATCGCCCACCTGATTCCGCGCGACCTGCTGTGGTACTTCGGTGGCGACTGCCTGCACTTTATGCCAGACGAGGAAATCGCCCAATTCCAACTGCTGGACGAGCACCGTGCCGAAGCCGAAGCCCGCGGCGAAGCATTCGACTGGGAACAGGCTCGACAGCTGCTGCAGGCACACTGA